One genomic segment of Candidatus Berkiella aquae includes these proteins:
- a CDS encoding ankyrin repeat domain-containing protein codes for MSIPKLSKSSGIALAMIISSFAILVFWGGLLGLTGTILLCLGSVFAGIFLHSTDNNFPRNKTDDSARCQILNACLEANINELKKLSRDHKTIFLDNDFKTLKYLIEGEAGHLIKGNLLQAFCSSSYRANENPFITLPPYYLGLKVQHKLSKQQCQSVLNFLMTIGVKFNRDKLFKQLPLSTAIGFDNNPVALALIELAQKQNSYLLNDATQGRFPCTPLILAIQKGNNEIFDALLKTKKIDINKADSEHGLTPLHWAVIMCLPDMVERLINEGAKTDMLSKQGKRPIDFLKINRHEVEPPVHNGKKQLYATQNPSLKPIAIHFNNKINTFMIERNRKLALYGKLIRKNISSPRAVLKSYKLKQSSKIDTQGRMTPEAKMKIGFKH; via the coding sequence ATGTCAATTCCTAAATTATCCAAATCCAGTGGTATTGCGCTTGCAATGATTATTTCATCTTTTGCTATTCTTGTATTTTGGGGAGGATTGTTAGGACTAACAGGTACAATTTTGTTATGTTTAGGGTCTGTTTTTGCTGGAATTTTTCTCCATAGTACTGACAATAATTTTCCTAGGAATAAAACTGATGATAGTGCAAGATGCCAAATCTTGAATGCTTGCTTAGAAGCGAACATAAATGAATTAAAAAAATTGAGCAGAGATCATAAAACAATATTTTTAGATAATGATTTTAAGACCTTAAAATATTTAATTGAAGGCGAGGCCGGACATTTAATTAAAGGAAATTTATTGCAGGCATTTTGCAGCTCCTCCTATCGCGCCAACGAAAATCCTTTTATTACCCTTCCACCTTATTATTTAGGCTTAAAGGTACAACACAAATTATCTAAGCAACAATGCCAAAGTGTGCTTAACTTTTTAATGACAATTGGTGTTAAATTTAATAGAGACAAGCTGTTTAAACAGCTTCCGTTGAGTACCGCTATCGGCTTTGATAATAATCCAGTTGCTCTTGCATTAATTGAATTAGCTCAAAAGCAGAATTCATACTTATTAAATGATGCGACTCAAGGTCGTTTCCCCTGTACACCGTTAATATTAGCCATTCAAAAGGGAAACAATGAAATATTTGATGCTTTATTAAAAACTAAAAAAATTGATATTAATAAAGCTGATTCAGAGCATGGTTTAACTCCTTTACATTGGGCAGTCATCATGTGTTTGCCTGATATGGTTGAACGTTTAATTAATGAAGGTGCAAAAACTGACATGCTTTCTAAACAAGGAAAAAGACCTATAGATTTTCTAAAAATTAATAGGCACGAAGTAGAACCCCCTGTTCATAATGGAAAAAAGCAACTTTACGCGACACAAAACCCTTCGCTAAAACCAATAGCAATTCACTTTAACAATAAAATTAATACATTCATGATAGAAAGAAATAGAAAATTGGCCCTGTATGGTAAGTTAATCCGAAAAAATATTTCGTCACCAAGAGCTGTTTTAAAAAGTTATAAATTGAAGCAATCGTCGAAAATTGACACGCAAGGGCGCATGACTCCTGAGGCAAAAATGAAAATAGGTTTTAAACACTGA
- a CDS encoding DUF2971 domain-containing protein, protein MSKKSRLIKKFDILKSQIHSRNKKNDLVKTNLYHFTATTAFPDIIASKNLLLTSFDKLNDNNEIQFSKNFICEVFKPYRGRYCNDFLNKFDLFLAKVCVYVICFCIEFDNNHLWINYGDNHKGVALGFSPSDCKKHDDIDYSKESPSIIMHVKYGKNAISDDLLIFVETFARLLAMTKSEQEYLTYVDGFVRNIPKYAKI, encoded by the coding sequence ATGAGTAAAAAGTCCAGGTTAATTAAAAAATTTGATATTTTAAAATCTCAAATACATTCCCGTAACAAAAAAAATGATCTAGTCAAAACAAACTTGTATCACTTCACCGCTACAACAGCATTTCCAGATATAATTGCTTCAAAAAACCTATTGTTAACAAGCTTTGATAAATTAAATGATAATAACGAAATACAATTTTCAAAAAACTTTATTTGCGAAGTTTTTAAGCCATATCGAGGAAGATATTGTAATGACTTTTTAAACAAATTTGATTTATTTTTAGCAAAAGTATGTGTCTATGTGATCTGCTTTTGTATAGAATTTGATAATAATCATTTATGGATTAATTACGGAGATAATCACAAAGGTGTTGCTTTAGGATTTTCCCCAAGCGACTGCAAAAAACATGACGACATAGATTACTCCAAAGAATCTCCCTCAATTATTATGCATGTAAAATATGGAAAAAATGCAATTAGTGATGATCTTTTAATTTTTGTTGAAACATTTGCAAGATTACTTGCCATGACAAAATCGGAACAAGAATATTTAACCTATGTTGATGGTTTTGTAAGGAATATACCCAAATATGCCAAGATATAA